A section of the Oryzias latipes chromosome 8, ASM223467v1 genome encodes:
- the LOC101171580 gene encoding uncharacterized protein LOC101171580 isoform X1, producing the protein MGRYRCAYNCEESSGSDVKFFKFPLNNSRKLKKWLTNMNLEDWTPSRFSVLCIHHFEEQYIDRTGKNVTLRGDAVPTIFSSSKIITQQEKKVSASQRRKRSKPAGSEALESETVQFAAETSRSVAQQKEVDQTEQTQTDKEPVKLERWRIIADEGLMKIKSFPHFFHGHYCAPHTVQWIPDFDFTTNHKDSVNIIEVQEAWQWLGLDVRGPLPRTLNGHRYILTVADYYSRWVEAVPMQSCLPSDVAKNVADMIAYFGYPFRILSRLPHDIVHKVNQELKDQLKISVPIVVQHQQTGSLDLVTPQLIDRMVCDLTEEHAADWNVYLPAKVFSLCFNEHPSLKNRPFSILCCNGVEPYRSPRELDRSASEIQDSVFVVR; encoded by the exons ATGGGAAGATATCGTTGTGCATACAATTGCGAGGAGTCAAGCGGTTCCGACGTTAAATTCTTTAA GTTTCCTTTGAATAACAGcagaaaactcaaaaaatgGCTGACGAATATGAACCTGGAGGACTGGACTCCGTCTCGCTTCTCTGTGCTGTGCATCCATCATTTTGAGGAGCAATACATCGACAGAACAGGAAAGAACGTGACTCTGCGAGGAGACGCGGTTCCTACGATATTCTCCTCCTCAAAGATCATcacacagcaggaaaaaaag gtgTCTGCCAGTCAGAGACGAAAGAGAAGCAAG CCTGCTGGTTCTGAAGCTTTGGAGTCGGAGACGGTTCAgtttgctgcagaaacatccaGAAGCGTCGCCCAGCAGAAAGAGGTCGACCAAACAGAACAAACTCAAAC AGACAAAGAACCTGTAAAGTTGGAGAGATGGAGAATCATAGCTGATGAAGGATTGATGAAGATCAAATCGTTTCCGCATTTCTTTCATGGACATTACTGTGCACCTCAT ACTGTTCAGTGGATCCCAGACTTTGATTTTACT ACGAACCATAAAGACTCTGTAAATATTATAGAG GTACAGGAGGCTTGGCAGTGGCTCGGCTTGGACGTCAGAGGGCCGCTGCCACGGACGCTGAACGGCCACAGATACATTCTGACCGTCGCAGACTACTACTCCAGATGGGTGGAGGCCGTGCCCATGCAGTCCTGCCTTCCTTCAGATGTGGCGAAGAACGTTGCAGATATGATCGCCTACTTTGGATACCCTTTCAGAATCCTGTCCAGACTTCCTCATGACATCGTGCACAAA GTTAACCAAGAGCTTAAAGATCAGCTGAAGATTTCCGTCCCTATCGTGGTCCAACATCAGCAGACGGGCTCTTTGGATTTGGTCACACCTCAGCTGATTGACAG GATGGTGTGTGATCTCACTGAGGAGCACGCGGCTGACTGGAACGTTTACCTGCCGGCCAAAGTTTTCAGTCTGTGCTTCAATGAACACCCCTCCCTGAAGAACAGGCCTTTTTCAATACTCTGTTGTAATGGAGTGGAGCCTTATCGATCCCCCAGAGAGCTGGAT CGTTCTGCCTCCGAGATCCAAGACAGTGTTTTTGTTGTAAGATGA
- the LOC101171580 gene encoding uncharacterized protein LOC101171580 isoform X2 yields MNLEDWTPSRFSVLCIHHFEEQYIDRTGKNVTLRGDAVPTIFSSSKIITQQEKKVSASQRRKRSKPAGSEALESETVQFAAETSRSVAQQKEVDQTEQTQTDKEPVKLERWRIIADEGLMKIKSFPHFFHGHYCAPHTVQWIPDFDFTTNHKDSVNIIEVQEAWQWLGLDVRGPLPRTLNGHRYILTVADYYSRWVEAVPMQSCLPSDVAKNVADMIAYFGYPFRILSRLPHDIVHKVNQELKDQLKISVPIVVQHQQTGSLDLVTPQLIDRMVCDLTEEHAADWNVYLPAKVFSLCFNEHPSLKNRPFSILCCNGVEPYRSPRELDRSASEIQDSVFVVR; encoded by the exons ATGAACCTGGAGGACTGGACTCCGTCTCGCTTCTCTGTGCTGTGCATCCATCATTTTGAGGAGCAATACATCGACAGAACAGGAAAGAACGTGACTCTGCGAGGAGACGCGGTTCCTACGATATTCTCCTCCTCAAAGATCATcacacagcaggaaaaaaag gtgTCTGCCAGTCAGAGACGAAAGAGAAGCAAG CCTGCTGGTTCTGAAGCTTTGGAGTCGGAGACGGTTCAgtttgctgcagaaacatccaGAAGCGTCGCCCAGCAGAAAGAGGTCGACCAAACAGAACAAACTCAAAC AGACAAAGAACCTGTAAAGTTGGAGAGATGGAGAATCATAGCTGATGAAGGATTGATGAAGATCAAATCGTTTCCGCATTTCTTTCATGGACATTACTGTGCACCTCAT ACTGTTCAGTGGATCCCAGACTTTGATTTTACT ACGAACCATAAAGACTCTGTAAATATTATAGAG GTACAGGAGGCTTGGCAGTGGCTCGGCTTGGACGTCAGAGGGCCGCTGCCACGGACGCTGAACGGCCACAGATACATTCTGACCGTCGCAGACTACTACTCCAGATGGGTGGAGGCCGTGCCCATGCAGTCCTGCCTTCCTTCAGATGTGGCGAAGAACGTTGCAGATATGATCGCCTACTTTGGATACCCTTTCAGAATCCTGTCCAGACTTCCTCATGACATCGTGCACAAA GTTAACCAAGAGCTTAAAGATCAGCTGAAGATTTCCGTCCCTATCGTGGTCCAACATCAGCAGACGGGCTCTTTGGATTTGGTCACACCTCAGCTGATTGACAG GATGGTGTGTGATCTCACTGAGGAGCACGCGGCTGACTGGAACGTTTACCTGCCGGCCAAAGTTTTCAGTCTGTGCTTCAATGAACACCCCTCCCTGAAGAACAGGCCTTTTTCAATACTCTGTTGTAATGGAGTGGAGCCTTATCGATCCCCCAGAGAGCTGGAT CGTTCTGCCTCCGAGATCCAAGACAGTGTTTTTGTTGTAAGATGA